A genomic stretch from Solanum stenotomum isolate F172 chromosome 8, ASM1918654v1, whole genome shotgun sequence includes:
- the LOC125872188 gene encoding uncharacterized protein LOC125872188, protein MSMAAQNFKTSIQIQPSFQCHLFPSSLPTIFKIRHKPQSPITLKFHPIKASNHKYITPTKQEEEEEDDDDGIPIEHIKTLVKFKSRHNYIRVLEVSRRADHPLAGSRLLLLDAPGNIHSISFLFKTITNAYYDVLATLPPILPPGPLGILGFGAGSAAKLILELYPQGVIHGYELDPSVISVGREYLGLSKVEKQYPDRLFIYISNALNASVKDGYSGLIVDLFSKGCLIPELQNPQTWEKLKGKLKKGGKIMVNVGGSCVEPEDSRKDGKMIMEETLMAMNKVFEDEVFVLNLGNRKQEDSSVAIVGGLPDLEKWRISLPKPLRFYVNMWNKYGG, encoded by the coding sequence ATGAGCATGGCAGCACAAAATTTCAAAACCTCCATCCAAATCCAACCCTCATTTCAAtgtcatctctttccttcttcacTACCGACAATCTTCAAAATCCGCCACAAGCCTCAAAGCCCCATAACTCTCAAATTCCACCCAATCAAAGCTTCAAATCACAAATACATCACTCCcacaaaacaagaagaagaagaagaagatgatgatgatggaatcCCCATTGAACATATCAAAACCCTTGTCAAATTCAAGTCCAGGCACAATTACATCCGGGTTCTAGAAGTTTCTAGAAGAGCCGACCACCCATTAGCTGGTTCCCGGCTTCTTCTTCTCGACGCACCTGGAAACATCCACAGCATATCATTCCTCTTCAAAACAATCACCAACGCCTATTACGACGTTTTAGCAACTCTTCCCCCAATTTTACCACCTGGTCCATTAGGAATTCTCGGGTTCGGAGCCGGGTCGGCTGCGAAATTGATTCTTGAATTGTACCCACAAGGTGTTATCCATGGATACGAGCTAGACCCATCTGTAATCTCAGTTGGAAGAGAATATTTAGGGCTTTCGAAAGTTGAAAAACAATACCCAGATCGTCTTTTCATCTATATCAGCAATGCACTGAATGCCAGTGTGAAAGATGGGTATTCTGGGTTGATAGTTGATTTGTTTAGTAAAGGGTGTTTGATACCTGAGCTTCAGAACCCACAAACATGGGAGAAATTGAAAGGGAAATTGAAGAAAGGAGGAAAGATAATGGTGAATGTTGGAGGGAGTTGTGTAGAACCAGAGGATAGTAGAAAAGATGGGAAGATGATAATGGAAGAGACATTAATGGCAATGAATAAGGTTTTTGAAGATGAAGTATTTGTATTGAATCTTGGAAATAGAAAGCAAGAAGATAGTAGTGTTGCTATTGTTGGTGGATTGCCTGATTTAGAGAAATGGAGGATTTCTTTGCCTAAGCCTTTGAGGTTTTATGTTAATATGTGGAACAAGTATGGtggataa
- the LOC125872180 gene encoding histone deacetylase 6-like translates to MDSSTVDGGASLPSTGTDARKRRVSYFYEPTIGDYYYGQGHPMKPHRIRMAHNLIVHYYLHRRMEISRPFPAGADDIRRFHSPDYVDFLASVSPETLHDHTHSRHLKRFNVGEDCPVFDGLFGFCQASAGGSIGAAVKLNRQDADITINWAGGLHHAKKSEASGFCYVNDIVLGILELLKVHKRVLYIDIDIHHGDGVEEAFFTTDRVMTVSFHKFGDFFPGTGHIKDIGANQGKYYALNVPLHDGMDDDSFGRLFRPTIQKVMEVYQPDAVVLQCGADSLAGDRLGCFNLSVKGHAACLRYLRSFNVPLMVLGGGGYTIRNVARCWCYETAVAVGVEPENKLPYNEYYEYFGPDYTLHVEPNPMENLNSPRDLEKMRNILLEQISQLPHAPSVPFQTTPSTTEVPEEKEENMDRRPKPRIWNGDGYESDADEDEKPRQRSSDSNLTPVESSDMRDVDDQANADDMVDDHP, encoded by the exons ATGGACTCCTCCACCGTAGACGGCGGCGCATCGCTTCCATCCACCGGTACCGACGCTAGGAAGCGTCGTGTCTCTTACTTTTATGAGCCAACCATCGGCGATTATTACTACGGCCAAGGTCATCCGATGAAGCCGCACCGTATCAGAATGGCCCACAATCTCATCGTACACTACTACCTACACAGGCGTATGGAAATAAGTCGTCCTTTTCCGGCGGGAGCGGATGATATCCGCCGTTTTCACTCGCCGGATTATGTTGACTTCCTTGCTTCCGTTTCACCGGAGACTCTTCATGACCATACCCATTCGCGTCATCTCAAACGATTTAATGTTGGTGAGGATTGCCCTGTTTTCGATGGGCTTTTTGGATTTTGTCAAGCTTCTGCTGGTGGATCTATTGGGGCTGCGGTTAAGCTTAATCGGCAGGATGCTGATATAACGATCAACTGGGCTGGTGGTCTGCACCATGCAAAGAAAAGTGAAGCTTCCGGTTTTTGCTATGTGAATGATATTGTTCTTGGTATTCTTGAGCTCCTCAAAGTCCACAAG CGTGTGTTGTACATAGACATTGATATTCACCATGGTGATGGTGTTGAGGAGGCTTTTTTCACCACAGATAGAGTCATGACAGTATCATTCCATAAGTTTGGGGACTTCTTTCCTGGTACGGGGCACATCAAAGACATTGGTGCAAATCAGGGGAAGTACTATGCCCTAAATGTCCCATTGCATGATGGGATGGATGACGATAGTTTCGGTAGACTATTTCGTCCCACAATACAAAAAGTCATGGAGGTCTACCAACCCGATGCTGTTGTTCTTCAATGTGGGGCTGATTCACTGGCTGGAGACAGGTTGGGTTGCTTCAACTTGTCTGTCAAGGGCCATGCCGCTTGCCTTAGGTACCTCAGATCCTTCAATGTCCCTCTGATGGTTTTGGGTGGTGGAGGCTATACTATAAGAAATGTCGCTAGGTGCTGGTGCTATGAg ACAGCAGTTGCAGTTGGGGTAGAACCTGAAAACAAGTTGCCTTACAACGAGTATTATGAATATTTTGGCCCAGATTATACTCTTCATGTTGAACCAAACCCCATGGAGAATCTAAATTCACCTAGGGATCTGGAGAAGATGAG GAACATATTGCTTGAGCAAATCTCACAATTACCTCATGCACCTAGTGTGCCATTTCAAACCACTCCTTCTACAACAGAAGTTCCAGAGGAG AAAGAGGAAAATATGGATCGAAGGCCTAAACCACGGATATGGAATGGTGACGGTTATGAGTCTGATGCCGATGAAGACGAGAAACCTAGACAGCGAAGTTCAGATAGTAATCTTACTCCAGTAGAATCATCTGACATGAG GGATGTGGACGACCAAGCCAATGCAGATGACATGGTTGATGATCATCCCTAG